A portion of the Acidisarcina polymorpha genome contains these proteins:
- the rpmA gene encoding 50S ribosomal protein L27 produces MAHKKGLGSSKNGRDSNAQRLGVKKFGGEVVTGGSIIVRQRGTKLKPGLNVGRGSDDTLFAKISGRVKFIDRGKTGRYVAIEPVAAANAPTEVAAD; encoded by the coding sequence ATGGCACACAAAAAGGGGCTTGGAAGTTCAAAGAACGGCCGCGACTCCAATGCGCAGCGGCTTGGAGTCAAGAAGTTCGGTGGTGAGGTCGTCACCGGAGGATCGATCATCGTTCGCCAGCGCGGAACCAAACTGAAGCCTGGATTGAATGTAGGGCGCGGCAGCGATGACACGCTCTTCGCCAAGATCTCCGGACGTGTGAAATTTATCGATCGCGGCAAGACCGGTCGCTACGTGGCTATCGAGCCGGTCGCGGCGGCAAACGCTCCGACCGAAGTAGCTGCTGACTAG
- the rplU gene encoding 50S ribosomal protein L21 has protein sequence MYAVIRTGGKQYRVAPGDVLKIEKTEAGDNSTVEFSEVLAVSGESGSVTQPAGAKVLGTVVSEGRGAKVLVFHYKRKKQYKKLQGHRQSYTEVRINEIQVDGASYTSAN, from the coding sequence ATGTACGCAGTGATTCGCACCGGTGGAAAGCAGTATCGCGTCGCGCCAGGCGACGTACTGAAGATAGAGAAGACCGAAGCTGGTGATAACAGCACCGTGGAGTTCAGCGAAGTGCTCGCCGTCTCGGGAGAATCCGGTTCGGTCACGCAGCCGGCCGGCGCGAAAGTGCTCGGTACGGTGGTCAGTGAAGGCCGCGGGGCTAAGGTGCTGGTATTTCACTACAAGCGCAAAAAGCAGTACAAGAAGCTGCAGGGCCATCGGCAGTCCTACACCGAAGTTCGTATCAATGAAATCCAGGTTGATGGCGCGTCCTACACTTCGGCGAACTGA
- the rpmB gene encoding 50S ribosomal protein L28 yields the protein MAQICQVCGKGPQFGNNISHAHNISRRRWNVNLRPVKAKVEGGAKRIRVCTRCIKAGKIVKA from the coding sequence ATGGCACAGATTTGCCAGGTCTGCGGTAAGGGTCCGCAGTTCGGAAACAATATCTCTCACGCACACAATATCAGCCGCCGGCGCTGGAACGTGAACCTGCGCCCCGTTAAAGCTAAGGTCGAAGGCGGAGCAAAGCGAATTCGGGTCTGCACTCGCTGCATTAAAGCCGGGAAGATCGTCAAGGCCTAG
- the msrB gene encoding peptide-methionine (R)-S-oxide reductase MsrB, whose translation MSETKVEKIEKSDAEWREKLTPEQYHITREKGTERPFTGALYRNHADGMYHCVACGAELFKSDTKFESGSGWPSFYLPVDSSAVETHEDNSLGMRRIEATCARCGAHLGHVFPDGPKPTGLRYCINSAALDFEKAE comes from the coding sequence ATGTCGGAGACCAAAGTAGAGAAGATTGAGAAGTCGGACGCCGAGTGGCGCGAGAAGCTGACGCCCGAGCAGTACCACATTACTCGTGAAAAAGGCACGGAGCGCCCCTTTACCGGAGCACTCTACCGGAACCACGCCGACGGCATGTACCATTGCGTCGCCTGTGGAGCGGAGTTGTTCAAATCCGATACAAAGTTTGAGTCAGGCAGTGGTTGGCCGAGCTTTTATCTGCCGGTCGACTCAAGCGCGGTTGAAACTCATGAGGACAACAGCCTGGGAATGCGCCGGATCGAAGCGACCTGCGCTCGGTGTGGCGCCCACCTTGGGCATGTTTTCCCCGACGGCCCTAAACCAACCGGGCTCCGCTACTGCATCAACTCGGCTGCTTTGGATTTTGAAAAGGCAGAATGA
- the ndk gene encoding nucleoside-diphosphate kinase, translating into MSERTFSIIKPDAVRKGYTAAILAEIEKAGFKIVGLKKISISKVQAEGFYAVHSARPFFDSLTTFMSSGSIVPLVLEKDNAIADLRKLMGATNPANAEEGTIRKKFAGSIEENAIHGSDAPETAAFEIGYFFAGYELA; encoded by the coding sequence GTGTCTGAACGCACCTTCAGCATTATCAAGCCCGACGCCGTGCGCAAGGGGTACACTGCCGCAATTCTCGCCGAAATCGAAAAGGCTGGTTTCAAGATTGTAGGCCTCAAGAAGATCTCTATCTCGAAAGTCCAAGCAGAGGGCTTCTATGCAGTTCATAGTGCTCGTCCCTTCTTCGACTCGTTGACCACCTTCATGTCTTCCGGGTCTATCGTTCCGCTGGTCCTTGAGAAGGACAACGCCATCGCCGACCTGCGCAAGCTCATGGGCGCGACCAATCCCGCGAACGCTGAGGAGGGAACCATCCGCAAGAAGTTTGCGGGATCGATTGAGGAAAATGCGATCCACGGCTCCGACGCGCCAGAGACGGCCGCATTTGAAATCGGCTATTTCTTCGCGGGATACGAATTGGCATAG
- a CDS encoding aldo/keto reductase, giving the protein MEFTNLNNGNVSRIGLGTWALGGLDWGNVSDQDAIATCLAIFEHGINLIDTAPVYGNGRAEEVVGKAIREHGHREDFYIATKAGLERGTEGIVAKVTPERLRQELSASLTRLDTDYIDLYQIHWPDTAEPLEAAAEQMLKFYDAGAIRAIGVSNFSPEQMDVFRAVAPLHSCQPPYNIFERAIDADVLPYCRRHSIAVLAYSAICRSLLGGRLAATQQFDASDIRSVDPKFQQPRFSQYLDAVARLDRFARERYGKRVLHLALRWVLDRSGVSVALFGARHPAQLEAVEEVMDWNLDAAGFEEIDAIVTETVLDPVGPEYLAPAHRISA; this is encoded by the coding sequence ATGGAATTCACTAACCTCAACAATGGGAATGTCTCGCGGATCGGCCTAGGCACCTGGGCGCTTGGCGGCCTTGATTGGGGCAACGTCTCCGATCAGGATGCCATCGCTACCTGCCTTGCCATCTTCGAGCATGGCATCAACCTGATCGACACCGCTCCCGTTTATGGGAATGGACGCGCCGAAGAGGTCGTTGGCAAGGCCATTCGCGAACACGGCCATCGTGAAGACTTCTACATCGCCACCAAGGCCGGTCTGGAGCGAGGGACGGAAGGCATCGTTGCCAAGGTAACGCCAGAGAGGCTGCGCCAGGAGCTGAGCGCTTCGCTCACCCGTCTCGACACCGATTACATCGATCTTTATCAAATTCACTGGCCCGATACCGCCGAACCGCTTGAAGCAGCTGCCGAGCAGATGCTCAAGTTCTACGATGCCGGAGCTATCCGCGCCATTGGCGTTAGCAATTTTTCTCCTGAACAGATGGATGTGTTCCGTGCCGTCGCGCCGCTCCACTCCTGTCAGCCACCGTACAACATCTTCGAACGGGCGATCGATGCGGACGTGCTCCCTTACTGCCGTCGACACTCCATCGCGGTGCTGGCTTACAGTGCTATATGCCGGAGCCTCCTGGGTGGACGGTTAGCGGCAACCCAGCAGTTTGACGCCAGCGACATCCGCAGCGTCGATCCCAAATTCCAGCAGCCGCGCTTCAGTCAGTACCTTGACGCCGTTGCGCGCCTCGATCGGTTCGCGCGAGAGCGTTACGGGAAGCGGGTCTTGCATCTGGCTCTCCGCTGGGTGTTGGACCGGTCCGGTGTGAGTGTGGCCTTGTTCGGAGCCAGGCACCCCGCGCAATTGGAGGCAGTCGAAGAAGTTATGGACTGGAATCTCGACGCCGCAGGCTTCGAGGAAATTGACGCAATCGTCACCGAGACGGTCCTCGATCCGGTTGGACCAGAGTACCTGGCGCCGGCGCACCGCATCAGCGCCTAA
- a CDS encoding AAA family ATPase, protein MKQFGCFQLDIQNGCLWRNGERIPLTPKPFAVLRYLVENPRRLVTHDELLEALWPETYVQPQVLRTYVLELRKVFGDDAGNARFIETVPKRGYRFIAPLAETSHTAGYEKKPGLPQSPELPGRAAEFGELTKAMDTAIGGDRQLIFITGEVGIGKTALVDAFCRRLGGEGQTQIARGQSVEGFGGKEPYYPVMEALTQLCTDAGEGRNLRILQQKAPNWHARLPVVMTSEMPSHSISTIPVDGMQPDRMLGEICDAIESIATETPLILVFEDLHWADNSTLDLISALARRRAQAKLMLIVTYRPADVSDSQHPLKGLKQDLVTRKLGCEMALRPLERTAVAEYLARELHQNKLPAGLAAFLHQHSEGNPLFMIAVLEHLISLDYLRRQDETWQLTTPLAKIDLGVPSALSELIELQIERLDATDQRLLEAASLIGIVFPAWAAAAALKEDLEEIEDQYEKLTRRLHFLHPAGHDELPDGTQSAFYVFAHGLYREVLYKRQSSSRRARRHLRVAERLLQLFAGREQNIASELAIHFEAAGDWLRAAEALAVSAQAYLRRGDQVEASQRMRQAEKLIENLPEPERVAATRRFLLHMPAGDQALSEALSA, encoded by the coding sequence ATGAAGCAGTTCGGCTGCTTTCAACTCGATATTCAAAATGGGTGCTTGTGGCGCAATGGGGAACGAATTCCATTGACGCCGAAGCCGTTTGCCGTGCTTCGCTACCTGGTAGAAAATCCGAGGCGTCTGGTCACTCACGACGAGTTGCTCGAGGCTCTTTGGCCGGAGACTTATGTTCAGCCTCAGGTGCTTCGCACGTACGTTCTGGAACTCCGGAAAGTCTTCGGCGACGATGCTGGAAATGCGCGCTTCATTGAAACGGTCCCCAAGCGGGGCTACCGGTTCATTGCCCCGCTTGCGGAGACCTCGCACACCGCCGGCTACGAGAAAAAGCCAGGGCTGCCCCAATCCCCCGAACTTCCCGGGCGTGCAGCCGAATTTGGCGAGCTCACGAAAGCGATGGACACGGCTATTGGCGGCGATCGCCAGCTGATCTTCATCACCGGCGAAGTCGGCATTGGAAAGACGGCGCTGGTGGATGCATTCTGCCGCCGCTTGGGCGGAGAAGGGCAGACCCAGATTGCGCGCGGCCAGAGCGTCGAAGGGTTTGGCGGCAAGGAACCGTACTATCCAGTCATGGAAGCCCTGACACAGCTCTGCACCGACGCTGGTGAGGGCCGGAATCTGAGGATTCTGCAGCAGAAAGCGCCAAACTGGCATGCCAGACTACCGGTGGTCATGACCTCTGAAATGCCCTCTCACTCAATTTCGACCATTCCCGTCGATGGAATGCAGCCCGACCGGATGCTGGGGGAGATCTGTGATGCCATCGAATCGATCGCTACCGAGACACCCTTGATTCTCGTCTTTGAGGACCTGCATTGGGCCGATAATTCGACCTTAGATCTGATTTCCGCGCTAGCCCGGCGGCGTGCCCAGGCCAAGCTGATGTTGATCGTGACTTATCGGCCCGCAGATGTCAGCGACTCACAGCATCCGCTGAAAGGCTTGAAACAGGATCTGGTTACCCGCAAACTCGGGTGTGAGATGGCGCTGCGCCCACTGGAGCGGACCGCGGTCGCGGAATACCTGGCGCGCGAACTCCATCAGAACAAGCTTCCAGCCGGGCTGGCGGCATTTCTGCATCAGCATTCCGAGGGCAATCCGCTCTTCATGATCGCCGTCCTCGAACATCTTATCTCTCTGGATTATCTTCGCCGGCAGGATGAGACCTGGCAGCTTACCACCCCGCTGGCCAAGATCGACCTGGGCGTCCCATCGGCGCTGTCTGAGTTAATCGAACTCCAGATCGAAAGGCTCGATGCCACCGATCAGCGGCTGCTTGAGGCTGCCAGCCTGATCGGCATCGTCTTTCCAGCCTGGGCTGCCGCCGCAGCGCTCAAGGAAGACCTCGAGGAGATTGAAGATCAGTACGAAAAACTGACCAGGCGGCTCCACTTCCTTCATCCGGCCGGTCACGATGAATTGCCAGATGGTACTCAGTCCGCTTTCTACGTCTTCGCACATGGGCTTTATCGCGAGGTGCTCTACAAGCGTCAATCATCTTCCCGTCGAGCGCGGAGGCATTTGCGGGTCGCGGAGAGGCTGCTACAACTCTTCGCAGGGCGGGAGCAGAATATCGCCTCCGAGTTGGCAATCCATTTCGAGGCCGCAGGCGACTGGCTGCGCGCTGCCGAGGCTTTGGCAGTATCGGCCCAAGCCTACCTACGCCGCGGAGACCAGGTAGAAGCATCGCAACGCATGCGTCAGGCGGAGAAGCTGATCGAAAACCTTCCCGAACCAGAACGGGTCGCCGCGACGCGTAGATTTCTTCTACACATGCCGGCCGGCGACCAGGCGCTCTCTGAAGCGCTTTCTGCATAG
- a CDS encoding Sec-independent protein translocase subunit TatA/TatB — protein sequence MFDNLLTPSHLIIVLVIALLIFGPRKLPELGKGLGEGFRGFKEGIKGSPDAPKPETPATKTEVTEVK from the coding sequence ATGTTCGATAATCTGCTCACGCCTTCACACCTCATCATCGTCCTCGTCATCGCTCTTTTGATCTTCGGACCCCGAAAGCTACCAGAACTCGGCAAGGGGCTGGGAGAAGGCTTCCGCGGCTTTAAGGAGGGAATCAAGGGTTCACCAGACGCTCCTAAGCCCGAGACCCCGGCTACCAAGACGGAAGTTACTGAAGTGAAATAA
- a CDS encoding VWA domain-containing protein: MQGALGIALAFLMLAQQQSQQPVPDAPLPQSPSGLSDGVTPGKAATPDAPPDQPKSPAPAPAAAPQAPPAADDQPQQEEPELGNKGSNPYVLPPAGIGIVQVPVTVRDKKGNLIPGLTFRDFRVYENKERQRITYFSTDAVPLSVAFVIDQSVSAGTMRKVNESLTAVAGAFTPYDEVAVYTYNNGPAKITDFTGAQGNRLPAALQAAKRPGRDEGVPVNSGPLASGPTINGKSVDPNLDRGNAGGIGGFLTLPKEIHTLNDAILFAAKDLSQRRRGRRRIIYVISDGKESGSKATLKEVIRYLQGNDISVYATMVGDAATWGYGYLDRLKLPLLPSNNVLPKYTVATGGFLDAEFQTNGIEKSFSNIASDVRTQYTIEYHVSPQKSLDSRFRTIEVTMPGRPGYDVTAKQGYYPTATSQATH, encoded by the coding sequence ATGCAAGGTGCTTTGGGGATCGCCCTGGCTTTTTTGATGTTGGCTCAACAACAATCGCAGCAGCCTGTGCCCGACGCACCGTTGCCACAATCTCCTTCCGGATTGTCGGACGGCGTGACTCCCGGCAAGGCGGCAACCCCGGATGCCCCTCCTGACCAACCGAAATCCCCTGCCCCTGCCCCGGCAGCGGCGCCGCAAGCTCCACCGGCAGCGGATGATCAACCTCAGCAGGAAGAGCCCGAGCTGGGAAATAAGGGATCGAACCCCTACGTCCTGCCACCCGCCGGAATCGGCATCGTCCAGGTCCCAGTTACGGTACGGGACAAGAAGGGCAATCTCATTCCGGGACTTACCTTCCGCGATTTCCGGGTCTACGAGAACAAAGAGCGTCAGCGGATCACCTATTTCAGCACCGACGCGGTTCCGCTGTCGGTGGCCTTTGTGATTGACCAGAGCGTTTCTGCGGGCACGATGCGCAAGGTGAACGAATCATTGACTGCGGTCGCTGGAGCTTTCACCCCGTATGACGAAGTCGCCGTTTATACATACAACAACGGTCCGGCAAAGATCACCGACTTCACCGGCGCGCAAGGCAATCGGCTTCCGGCTGCGTTGCAGGCAGCCAAGCGGCCGGGCCGCGATGAAGGCGTCCCGGTCAACTCGGGACCACTGGCCAGCGGTCCGACAATCAATGGCAAATCGGTCGATCCAAACCTGGATCGCGGCAACGCCGGGGGCATTGGCGGCTTCTTGACCCTGCCTAAAGAGATCCACACACTGAATGACGCTATTCTGTTCGCCGCCAAGGACCTGTCGCAGCGCCGCCGCGGGCGCAGACGCATCATCTACGTCATCAGCGATGGCAAGGAGTCAGGCAGCAAGGCGACGCTCAAGGAAGTCATCCGGTACCTTCAGGGAAACGACATCAGCGTCTACGCGACGATGGTCGGCGACGCCGCGACCTGGGGCTACGGCTATCTGGACCGGCTCAAGCTACCGCTGCTGCCTTCCAACAACGTGCTGCCGAAGTACACGGTCGCGACCGGCGGCTTTCTCGATGCTGAGTTCCAGACAAATGGTATCGAGAAGAGCTTCTCCAATATTGCGAGCGATGTTCGCACCCAGTACACGATTGAATACCATGTAAGTCCGCAGAAGTCGCTGGACAGCAGATTCCGGACCATCGAAGTGACCATGCCGGGACGTCCCGGCTACGATGTCACTGCAAAGCAAGGGTATTACCCGACGGCCACGAGTCAAGCGACCCATTAG
- a CDS encoding VWA domain-containing protein has translation MRLRAYCRAVFLTGTAILGLAASQVQGQSAPDPDAPPVSTAPDAAPQDDQLPTTTLKVNVNLVSLYFSVRDKHNGLVSTLTREDCTILEDKTPQTIKNWTAEADQPLTLGILLDTSGSQQNVLPLEQETGSAFLKRVLRSKDEAFLVSFDVDVDLLSDYTSSASQLSKAMNKAEINTAGGNGAGGAPGIGQGPVPTHGAPKGTLLYDAVYLAANDKMRSENGRKAMILLTDGGDQGSSKKLADAIEAAQKANAIVYVLLIADRGFYGGISFGYNGPAEMKRLAEQTGGRMIDVGNNGPKMEAAFKQIEDELRTQYVASYTPVNAKLDGTYRKLDIQCKGDGLKVQSRKGYYAIAPND, from the coding sequence ATGCGATTACGCGCCTACTGTCGAGCTGTGTTTCTCACCGGCACTGCCATTCTAGGACTGGCCGCAAGCCAGGTGCAGGGGCAGTCTGCGCCCGACCCCGATGCTCCTCCGGTAAGCACCGCTCCCGACGCTGCTCCTCAAGACGACCAGCTCCCCACTACGACGCTGAAGGTGAACGTCAACCTGGTCAGCCTCTACTTCTCGGTGAGGGACAAGCACAACGGCCTGGTCTCTACGCTCACCAGGGAAGATTGCACGATTCTCGAAGACAAGACGCCGCAGACCATCAAGAATTGGACGGCCGAAGCCGACCAACCTCTCACCCTGGGAATCCTGCTCGACACCAGCGGCAGCCAGCAGAACGTTTTGCCACTCGAGCAGGAGACGGGAAGCGCATTCTTAAAGCGGGTTCTGCGGTCGAAAGACGAAGCCTTCCTGGTTTCCTTTGATGTGGATGTCGACCTGCTCTCGGACTACACCAGCAGCGCAAGTCAACTGTCGAAGGCAATGAACAAGGCAGAGATCAACACTGCCGGCGGGAACGGAGCCGGCGGCGCACCGGGAATCGGGCAAGGCCCGGTGCCCACCCATGGCGCTCCAAAGGGAACCTTGCTCTACGATGCCGTGTATCTGGCCGCCAACGACAAGATGCGCTCAGAGAATGGCCGCAAAGCGATGATCCTGCTCACCGACGGCGGCGACCAGGGTAGCAGCAAGAAGCTTGCCGATGCCATCGAAGCCGCTCAGAAGGCCAATGCCATCGTGTACGTGCTGCTGATTGCGGATCGTGGCTTTTATGGCGGCATAAGCTTCGGCTATAACGGTCCGGCGGAGATGAAGCGGCTTGCAGAACAGACGGGCGGCCGCATGATCGACGTTGGCAACAATGGTCCCAAGATGGAAGCCGCCTTCAAGCAGATCGAGGACGAATTGCGTACCCAATACGTCGCCAGCTACACGCCCGTCAACGCGAAGCTGGATGGCACCTATCGCAAGCTCGACATCCAGTGCAAAGGCGACGGCCTGAAGGTCCAATCGCGCAAAGGGTATTACGCGATTGCACCCAACGACTAG
- a CDS encoding HNH endonuclease codes for MSTARVLAGGWVDRKTMPRGANGRGLCRWCSLEVPPRRYTFCSAYCVHEWKLRTQPAYLREHVFQRDRGVCAICSIDTIAEWRRLKRSRGTTRSALLKHWGLKARIGKSLWDADHILPVAEGGGQCDLVNLRTLCRRCHSVVTMQLRERIRSAKFAASIRPL; via the coding sequence GTGAGTACAGCGCGAGTATTGGCGGGCGGCTGGGTCGACCGGAAGACTATGCCCCGCGGAGCAAACGGTCGCGGTCTATGCCGATGGTGTTCGCTCGAAGTGCCTCCGCGTCGCTATACCTTTTGTTCCGCTTACTGCGTTCACGAATGGAAGCTACGCACCCAGCCCGCTTATCTGCGGGAGCATGTCTTCCAACGTGACCGCGGTGTCTGCGCCATTTGCTCGATCGATACGATCGCCGAGTGGCGCAGACTCAAGCGCTCCCGCGGCACAACGCGCTCAGCCTTGCTTAAGCATTGGGGCCTGAAGGCGAGGATTGGCAAGAGCCTCTGGGATGCGGACCACATCCTTCCCGTCGCTGAAGGCGGTGGCCAATGCGACCTGGTCAATCTCCGCACTCTTTGCCGCCGCTGTCATAGCGTGGTCACAATGCAGCTTCGCGAACGGATTCGTAGCGCCAAGTTCGCAGCATCAATTCGGCCACTGTGA
- a CDS encoding DUF3253 domain-containing protein — translation MTDIDLDTSLERAILELLQQRGPGKTICPSDAARKVAGESWRPLMEPTRRVARRLAAAGEIVITQHGMVVDPDQAKGAIRLRRK, via the coding sequence ATGACGGACATCGACCTCGACACATCCCTGGAGCGGGCCATTCTTGAGCTTTTGCAGCAGCGAGGCCCGGGCAAGACCATCTGCCCGTCTGACGCAGCCAGGAAGGTTGCGGGGGAAAGCTGGAGGCCGCTGATGGAACCAACCAGGCGAGTCGCGCGGCGCCTGGCCGCCGCTGGTGAAATCGTCATCACACAACACGGAATGGTCGTCGATCCTGATCAGGCCAAGGGTGCTATCCGACTACGGCGCAAATAA
- a CDS encoding MmcQ/YjbR family DNA-binding protein has translation MDAERIRDFLRKLPHVQETVQWGNNLVFWVGDKVVGGKMFTVVNLDEDGQAVISFSAGPERYHELLENEGVIPAPYLARIHWVALERWHALSANELLDLLKDARDLTYRKLPKRTKDLLALSPAALQEAVQERRKLLAARANEQAAAKAAAKYAQEAAGKTEAGRKAQAAKKAVKKASRRR, from the coding sequence ATGGACGCAGAACGCATCCGCGATTTTCTCCGCAAGCTCCCCCACGTTCAAGAAACCGTACAGTGGGGCAACAATCTCGTCTTCTGGGTGGGCGACAAGGTTGTCGGCGGGAAGATGTTCACGGTGGTGAACCTCGACGAGGACGGGCAGGCAGTCATCTCTTTCTCGGCCGGCCCGGAGCGCTACCACGAGCTGCTGGAAAACGAAGGAGTCATCCCCGCTCCCTACTTGGCGCGTATTCACTGGGTGGCGTTGGAGCGGTGGCACGCGCTTTCGGCAAATGAGTTGCTGGATCTTCTCAAAGACGCCCGCGATCTCACCTACCGGAAGTTGCCGAAACGCACGAAGGATCTCCTCGCGCTTTCCCCGGCGGCGCTACAGGAAGCGGTGCAAGAGCGGAGGAAGCTGCTCGCGGCACGCGCCAACGAGCAAGCTGCCGCCAAAGCAGCAGCCAAGTACGCTCAAGAGGCGGCTGGCAAAACCGAGGCGGGCAGAAAAGCGCAGGCGGCAAAGAAAGCTGTTAAGAAAGCGTCGCGTCGGCGATGA
- a CDS encoding SDR family NAD(P)-dependent oxidoreductase: METVSQGVSLSLSGKSALVTGGSRGIGGEIVRLFRAAGAKVAFNYRTARRQAETLAGECGQDCLAIEQELASPQQGGELVAKAVAGFGRLDILVVNHGIWPPEDAPISSMSDSQWRRTMDVNLDSVFGLVKAATAQMKTQSRASSQPAGHIVLVSSTAGQRGEAFHADYAVTKGAIVSLTKSLSSELAPEGIYVNCVAPGWVETDMSTPALDDPARRAKIFSGIPLGRVATPREIAGPVLFLCTPLAGFISGEIFNVNGGAVLVG; encoded by the coding sequence ATGGAAACCGTAAGCCAGGGTGTGTCGCTTTCCTTGTCGGGCAAGTCCGCGCTGGTCACCGGCGGATCCCGCGGCATCGGGGGGGAGATCGTCAGACTGTTTCGTGCTGCCGGCGCGAAGGTCGCCTTCAACTACCGCACCGCCCGCCGCCAGGCCGAAACGCTCGCCGGCGAGTGCGGGCAGGATTGCCTTGCCATTGAACAAGAGCTCGCATCTCCGCAACAGGGAGGCGAGCTGGTGGCGAAAGCGGTCGCTGGTTTTGGACGGCTCGACATCCTGGTCGTCAATCACGGCATCTGGCCCCCGGAAGATGCGCCGATCTCCTCCATGAGCGACAGCCAATGGCGTCGGACCATGGATGTCAATCTGGACAGCGTCTTCGGACTGGTTAAAGCGGCTACGGCCCAGATGAAAACTCAAAGTCGGGCCAGCAGCCAACCAGCCGGACATATAGTCCTCGTTAGCTCGACTGCGGGGCAGCGCGGGGAGGCCTTCCATGCCGATTACGCAGTGACCAAAGGAGCGATCGTCAGTCTTACCAAGAGCTTGTCCAGTGAACTGGCCCCGGAAGGCATCTATGTGAATTGCGTTGCCCCCGGTTGGGTAGAGACGGATATGTCGACCCCTGCGCTCGACGATCCGGCCAGGAGGGCCAAGATCTTTTCCGGAATTCCTCTAGGCCGGGTAGCGACACCGCGAGAGATCGCCGGGCCGGTATTGTTCCTGTGCACACCGCTGGCGGGTTTCATCAGCGGAGAGATCTTCAATGTAAATGGCGGAGCCGTCCTCGTCGGATGA
- the fabZ gene encoding 3-hydroxyacyl-ACP dehydratase FabZ: MDAENPTPQSKQVLDIAQIMAILPHRYPFLLIDRVVEITRMKRIVAIKNVTINEPFFAGHFPEYPIMPGVLVVEAIAQAGGALLLTEIPDREKKVMLFTGIERAKFRRPVVPGDQLRIVVEVLNWRVRAVKMEGKAYVDGKLACEAVIMCAVVPRVAEATQTAEPEPEARVLEAVVTE, encoded by the coding sequence ATGGATGCTGAAAACCCCACTCCGCAGTCGAAGCAGGTGCTGGACATCGCCCAAATCATGGCGATCCTGCCGCACCGTTATCCTTTTCTGCTGATCGACCGCGTCGTTGAAATTACACGCATGAAGCGTATCGTGGCGATCAAGAATGTCACGATCAACGAGCCGTTCTTTGCCGGCCATTTTCCTGAATATCCGATCATGCCCGGCGTTCTCGTCGTCGAAGCGATCGCTCAGGCGGGGGGAGCCCTGCTGCTGACCGAGATTCCCGATCGGGAGAAGAAGGTCATGCTCTTTACCGGCATCGAACGCGCCAAATTCCGCCGCCCCGTGGTTCCCGGCGATCAACTGCGGATCGTAGTTGAAGTGTTGAACTGGCGAGTGCGCGCGGTCAAGATGGAGGGCAAAGCTTACGTCGACGGAAAATTAGCCTGTGAAGCCGTCATCATGTGCGCCGTTGTCCCTCGCGTCGCCGAGGCCACTCAGACCGCCGAGCCTGAGCCGGAAGCGCGGGTTCTGGAGGCGGTAGTTACTGAGTGA